The following proteins are encoded in a genomic region of Sorangiineae bacterium MSr12523:
- a CDS encoding XapX domain-containing protein, whose amino-acid sequence MKPYFLSLGIGVLVGIIYSLFGVRSPAPPLIALLGLLGMLLGEQAVPFAKQRLHPRPDASQGPAAPPD is encoded by the coding sequence ATGAAACCCTACTTCCTCTCGCTGGGTATCGGTGTGCTGGTGGGCATCATCTATTCGCTCTTCGGCGTGCGCTCGCCCGCCCCGCCCCTCATCGCGCTGCTCGGATTGCTGGGCATGCTGCTCGGCGAGCAGGCGGTCCCCTTCGCCAAGCAACGGCTGCATCCGCGACCAGACGCCTCCCAAGGCCCGGCGGCCCCACCGGACTAG
- a CDS encoding alpha/beta hydrolase, whose translation MSEIKMPTLILVGERDFVCSVKMANIMHQGIQGSHMAVLPNAGHMVHFEVPQEHARAIHEFVASLG comes from the coding sequence TTGAGCGAAATCAAAATGCCCACGCTCATCCTGGTGGGGGAACGTGATTTCGTCTGCTCCGTCAAAATGGCCAATATCATGCACCAAGGAATCCAAGGGTCCCACATGGCGGTGCTACCGAATGCGGGGCATATGGTGCACTTCGAAGTTCCCCAAGAGCATGCGCGTGCGATTCATGAATTCGTCGCGTCGCTCGGCTAG
- a CDS encoding cytochrome P450, whose amino-acid sequence MTKPADGAARAAGTGSSARGTGRPVRKDFSVLRRAIHAGTYVGILALKPVKMYAYRTRFKFIKRAILEVTTPIDWSLIFFNIQNPTMLLHEKAYGGNFLFGKGVMVIDHRRTEEEISKAAPRCNDFMGVSFVTGDSIVFATNSGSINQCPPARGASRNYMETQIFTPEVRAIEQDYEKARAECADILEEWKRADDMATMLGIRGAATRILLKLLTGKTIPKKDADDVTREFYNRFAEASLFGRYATFMTGLLGTHERMRRNVYQKLKDHGFDVMLIEMVMFAGMFSIGTIVMRCVEDIQRFKIRYEELTYEEKRNFVIEAQRLFPTVTSVHRILEKDEVVKIGRKQIKLQAGDQMVYPFACSNRDPNQFHQPEQLRLDRPQEEYDKVLSWSKGPHRCPAMALSITVVVSMLDTLAERHDLSQLKIFNMQI is encoded by the coding sequence ATGACCAAACCGGCGGACGGGGCGGCTCGAGCCGCGGGCACGGGCTCCTCCGCCCGCGGGACCGGCCGTCCCGTGCGCAAGGACTTCAGCGTCCTTCGCCGCGCCATTCACGCCGGCACGTACGTGGGAATCCTCGCGCTCAAGCCGGTCAAAATGTACGCGTACCGGACGCGCTTCAAGTTCATCAAGCGCGCCATCCTGGAGGTGACGACACCCATCGATTGGAGCCTCATTTTCTTCAATATTCAGAATCCGACCATGCTCCTTCACGAAAAGGCGTATGGCGGGAATTTCCTTTTCGGAAAAGGGGTCATGGTGATCGACCACCGGCGTACCGAAGAGGAGATTTCGAAAGCGGCGCCACGCTGCAACGACTTCATGGGCGTGAGCTTCGTCACCGGGGATAGCATCGTCTTCGCAACCAACAGCGGCAGCATCAACCAGTGCCCGCCCGCCCGCGGTGCCAGCCGCAACTACATGGAGACGCAGATCTTCACGCCGGAGGTGCGTGCAATCGAGCAGGATTACGAAAAGGCGCGTGCGGAGTGTGCCGACATCCTCGAGGAATGGAAGCGTGCCGACGACATGGCGACGATGCTCGGCATTCGAGGGGCAGCGACCCGCATCCTGCTGAAGCTCCTCACAGGCAAGACGATTCCAAAGAAGGACGCCGACGACGTTACGCGCGAGTTCTACAACCGATTCGCGGAGGCGTCGCTGTTTGGCCGATATGCGACATTCATGACTGGGCTTTTGGGCACGCACGAAAGGATGCGGCGAAACGTCTACCAGAAGCTGAAGGACCACGGTTTCGACGTCATGCTCATCGAGATGGTCATGTTCGCCGGAATGTTCAGTATCGGTACGATCGTGATGCGATGCGTGGAAGACATCCAGAGGTTCAAGATTCGCTACGAGGAGCTGACCTACGAGGAAAAACGGAACTTCGTCATCGAAGCACAGCGCCTTTTCCCCACGGTGACCTCCGTTCATCGCATCTTGGAGAAAGACGAAGTCGTCAAGATTGGCCGCAAACAGATCAAGCTCCAAGCCGGCGATCAAATGGTCTATCCATTCGCCTGCTCGAACCGCGATCCGAATCAGTTCCACCAGCCCGAACAGCTTCGCCTCGACCGCCCTCAGGAGGAATACGACAAGGTCCTGAGCTGGTCGAAAGGCCCCCATCGCTGCCCCGCGATGGCCCTCTCGATCACGGTCGTGGTCTCCATGCTCGATACGCTGGCGGAGAGGCACGACTTGTCCCAGCTGAAGATCTTCAACATGCAGATCTGA
- a CDS encoding alpha/beta fold hydrolase, which yields MRLAKSVITFGSVLLLALTAATPAQADPLVDGSSDLFKRCKLTNEKPYPVVLVHGQGGNYGGLTAISERLTREGYCVCGMNYGPINLAGGGGYGQDHIWNSADQISEYIDAALDYTKAKKVDVVGHSAGTGVLDDYVLKKGGASKVHAFVSFGGLHHPYGHLGVPRFFDSDVYLPNLLAFGRQFYPGLTVKQVVDTLVSTFNLDRTLAGTLQSPFVEDLFDANYWNDLHGGPSEPPGTFLRFATNGRSLRTNDASPGICYTNIVGVGDFLVGGSTGWQDESSSTENFLLTSNVTANMHNDMLGNEEALSKMVQGLQKDCGGGNGLRTQGARGSLHLASDQAAPSEAAAQKEFGDAFLEALERDHGLKAEEQGGCTVSRRSSEVPISGLVLLGALMAFRRRRIAS from the coding sequence ATGCGTCTCGCAAAAAGCGTTATCACCTTCGGCTCGGTGCTGCTATTGGCGCTCACGGCGGCCACGCCTGCGCAAGCCGATCCCCTCGTCGACGGATCCAGCGATCTTTTCAAGCGTTGCAAGCTGACGAACGAGAAACCGTACCCGGTCGTGCTCGTCCACGGTCAAGGCGGCAACTACGGCGGCTTGACCGCCATTTCGGAGCGGCTCACGCGCGAAGGTTACTGCGTCTGCGGGATGAACTATGGCCCCATCAACCTCGCCGGCGGCGGCGGGTACGGTCAGGACCATATTTGGAATAGCGCCGACCAGATTTCCGAGTACATCGACGCCGCTCTCGACTACACGAAAGCCAAGAAGGTCGACGTCGTTGGGCATTCCGCCGGCACCGGGGTGCTCGACGACTACGTCCTCAAAAAGGGCGGGGCGTCGAAGGTGCACGCATTCGTTTCCTTCGGCGGGCTGCACCATCCGTACGGCCACCTCGGGGTGCCTCGCTTTTTCGACTCCGACGTGTACCTGCCGAATCTCTTGGCCTTCGGGCGCCAGTTCTATCCTGGCCTCACGGTGAAGCAAGTCGTCGATACGTTGGTATCGACCTTCAACCTCGATAGAACACTGGCCGGTACGTTGCAATCACCCTTCGTGGAAGATTTGTTCGACGCCAACTACTGGAACGACTTGCACGGCGGTCCCTCGGAGCCGCCGGGCACGTTCCTTCGGTTTGCGACCAATGGGCGATCGTTGCGGACCAACGACGCCTCACCGGGGATTTGCTACACGAATATCGTCGGCGTCGGGGACTTTCTCGTCGGAGGAAGCACGGGATGGCAAGACGAGTCGTCGAGCACCGAAAATTTCCTTTTGACCTCGAACGTGACGGCAAACATGCACAACGACATGCTGGGCAACGAGGAAGCGTTGTCGAAAATGGTGCAGGGGCTTCAGAAGGATTGCGGCGGCGGGAATGGCCTTCGAACGCAGGGCGCACGAGGAAGCCTGCATCTGGCCAGTGACCAGGCCGCGCCCTCGGAGGCTGCGGCCCAGAAGGAATTCGGAGATGCCTTTCTCGAGGCGCTCGAGCGCGATCACGGATTGAAGGCCGAGGAGCAAGGCGGTTGCACCGTTTCACGGCGTTCGAGCGAGGTGCCGATTTCGGGTTTGGTCCTTCTCGGCGCCTTGATGGCTTTCCGGCGGCGCCGCATCGCCTCGTAG
- a CDS encoding HIT family protein — MAYDQSNVFAKILRGEMPCVRLCESDTTLAMMDIMPQSKGHVLVLPKEAVETFYELSENGAFECMKTVKRVALALRTVLNPEGLFIGQFNGAAAGQTVPHLHFHVIPRWADQPLKLHAREMADTAQLEALAARIRSAL, encoded by the coding sequence ATGGCCTACGATCAAAGCAACGTATTCGCAAAGATCCTTCGCGGAGAGATGCCGTGCGTTCGGTTATGCGAGTCCGACACGACGCTCGCCATGATGGACATCATGCCTCAATCCAAAGGGCACGTGCTCGTCTTGCCGAAGGAGGCCGTGGAGACATTCTACGAGTTGTCCGAGAACGGCGCGTTCGAATGCATGAAGACGGTGAAGCGCGTCGCACTCGCGTTGCGGACGGTGCTCAATCCGGAAGGCCTCTTCATCGGGCAGTTCAACGGCGCGGCCGCGGGACAGACCGTGCCGCACCTGCATTTTCACGTGATCCCACGCTGGGCGGACCAGCCACTCAAGTTGCATGCGCGTGAGATGGCGGATACCGCGCAGCTCGAAGCGCTCGCCGCACGGATTCGTTCCGCGCTCTAG
- a CDS encoding right-handed parallel beta-helix repeat-containing protein, whose translation MRTCAFHGMTLALLALGASLLACSSDDSQNPPGDPSCTAANRCTFFASGTSELEIQNRIATIRSGESVKFGEGTFTFTNQIALPSNVNDIALLGSGREKTVLDFAGLTTANDSVYAQYVRNLRIEGFTVKDPPGNGVKVLQSTNVVFRDLKTYWSSEDTSKHGGYGLYPVQSTDVLIEKSLVIGASDAGIYVGQSKNIVVQNNEAHGNVAGIELENCFTADVYDNEAHDNAAGILVFDVPNLQQVGGHDIRVFKNRVRENNGTNFAPSALVRHVPGGTGVAVLASTNVEVFQNTFEKNKTAHMSILSFLVVEQTTDPNYAPYQWPSKIHVHDNTFTEGGTAPDISKELGALLTLGQFPENNRVPDMLYDGILPPGAQGPNPQRICLEHNEGSALSAFSNLHLDKFDRTKLNLAEVREMNPPEFVCELPPVPPVRLP comes from the coding sequence ATGAGAACATGCGCCTTCCACGGCATGACCCTAGCGCTCCTCGCCCTCGGCGCCTCTTTGCTCGCGTGCAGCAGCGACGATTCGCAGAATCCGCCGGGCGATCCCTCGTGCACCGCGGCCAACCGGTGCACCTTCTTTGCAAGCGGAACCAGCGAACTCGAGATTCAAAATCGAATCGCCACCATCCGCTCGGGCGAAAGTGTCAAGTTTGGTGAGGGCACGTTCACGTTCACCAACCAGATTGCGTTGCCTTCCAATGTCAACGACATCGCCTTGCTCGGCTCAGGCCGCGAGAAGACGGTGCTGGACTTCGCCGGGCTGACAACGGCCAACGACAGCGTCTATGCCCAATACGTGCGGAATCTGCGCATCGAGGGTTTCACCGTGAAGGACCCGCCCGGCAACGGCGTCAAAGTTCTGCAAAGCACGAACGTCGTCTTTCGCGATTTGAAGACCTACTGGTCCTCGGAGGACACGTCCAAACACGGCGGCTATGGTCTTTATCCCGTCCAGTCGACCGATGTGCTCATCGAGAAGAGTCTCGTCATTGGCGCATCGGATGCGGGAATCTACGTGGGGCAATCGAAGAACATCGTGGTGCAAAATAACGAGGCGCACGGCAACGTCGCAGGAATCGAGCTCGAAAATTGCTTCACCGCCGACGTATACGACAACGAGGCGCACGACAACGCCGCCGGAATTCTCGTCTTCGACGTACCGAATCTGCAACAGGTCGGCGGACACGATATACGCGTCTTCAAAAACCGCGTTCGCGAAAACAACGGAACCAATTTCGCCCCCTCGGCCCTGGTGCGGCACGTGCCAGGAGGAACCGGGGTCGCCGTCCTGGCAAGCACCAACGTCGAGGTTTTTCAGAATACATTCGAAAAGAACAAGACGGCGCACATGTCGATTCTCAGCTTTCTCGTCGTGGAGCAAACCACCGATCCGAATTATGCGCCGTACCAGTGGCCAAGCAAGATTCACGTCCACGACAACACGTTCACCGAAGGCGGCACCGCCCCCGACATCAGCAAGGAACTCGGCGCCCTTCTGACCCTCGGCCAATTCCCCGAGAACAACAGGGTTCCCGACATGCTCTACGATGGCATCCTGCCCCCAGGAGCCCAGGGCCCCAACCCGCAACGCATCTGCCTCGAGCACAACGAGGGAAGCGCCTTATCGGCCTTCTCCAATCTGCATTTGGACAAGTTCGACCGAACCAAGCTCAATCTCGCCGAGGTGCGCGAAATGAACCCACCGGAGTTCGTATGCGAGCTCCCGCCCGTGCCCCCCGTCCGGCTACCGTAA
- a CDS encoding RidA family protein — MAKRDAVFPAGRQALYEKYLYSAAIRSGDFLFVSGQVGSREDGSPEPDFEKQVQLAFDNLAAVLKAAGCTFDDVVDVTTFHTDPATQFETFVAIRRKAIGDPPYPNWTAVGVNWLAGFDFEIKVIARIPPSALAPR; from the coding sequence ATGGCCAAACGCGATGCGGTTTTTCCTGCGGGAAGGCAGGCGTTGTACGAGAAGTACCTGTATTCGGCGGCGATTCGCTCGGGCGACTTTCTATTCGTCTCGGGCCAGGTCGGCAGCCGCGAAGACGGATCGCCCGAACCAGACTTCGAGAAACAGGTCCAGCTTGCATTCGACAACCTCGCAGCGGTGTTGAAGGCCGCGGGCTGCACGTTCGATGACGTCGTGGACGTGACCACGTTCCACACCGATCCGGCCACGCAGTTCGAGACGTTTGTCGCCATTCGACGGAAGGCGATCGGTGACCCGCCTTATCCGAATTGGACCGCGGTGGGCGTGAATTGGCTGGCGGGTTTCGATTTCGAGATCAAGGTCATCGCGCGCATTCCTCCGTCCGCGCTCGCGCCTCGATGA
- a CDS encoding TetR/AcrR family transcriptional regulator: protein MAAKRRAEMVEETRAKLIQAARRAFAAQGYAAASMDELTAEVGLTRGALYHNFGDKKGLLQAVIDQIDAEMGLRLRAAAEQAENAWVGFLDANITYIEMALEPEIQRIMLLDGPAVLGDPSQWPNQTACLRTTTQTIQALIDEGMVKAVDAEAAARLLNGAALNASLWIAASEDPHAVFAKAVEAFRCLATGLLRGEKKNAGPCREREGGSDSGTKPTFSPGDEP, encoded by the coding sequence GTGGCCGCTAAACGACGCGCGGAAATGGTCGAGGAAACGCGGGCAAAGCTCATTCAGGCCGCTCGGAGGGCGTTCGCCGCGCAAGGCTATGCGGCCGCGTCCATGGATGAGCTAACGGCCGAAGTGGGGCTGACGCGAGGCGCGCTCTACCACAACTTCGGCGACAAGAAGGGCTTGCTCCAGGCCGTGATCGACCAGATCGATGCCGAAATGGGGCTACGGCTGCGCGCCGCCGCCGAGCAGGCGGAGAACGCATGGGTCGGATTTCTCGACGCGAACATCACGTACATCGAGATGGCTTTGGAGCCGGAAATCCAGCGCATCATGCTGCTGGACGGACCGGCCGTGCTCGGCGATCCATCGCAATGGCCGAACCAAACCGCGTGCCTTCGCACGACGACGCAAACGATCCAGGCGCTCATCGACGAGGGCATGGTGAAGGCGGTGGATGCGGAAGCGGCCGCCCGACTGCTCAATGGTGCGGCGCTCAATGCCTCGCTCTGGATTGCAGCCTCGGAAGATCCTCACGCCGTCTTTGCAAAGGCCGTCGAGGCGTTCCGATGTCTTGCGACCGGTTTGCTCCGGGGCGAGAAAAAAAACGCGGGGCCATGTCGAGAACGCGAAGGCGGCTCCGACTCAGGGACGAAACCAACGTTTTCCCCTGGAGACGAGCCATGA
- a CDS encoding PKD domain-containing protein: protein MNTYFGRTLSCALLGILALAGCSSDGDDNRAPIANAGTAQSVKVNQKVTLDGSNSKDPDGDKITFKWAITKQPKGSTLKIDDTSAKPSMTPTVVGDYDVELTVSDGRASGKATVKVTVTSDRQNGKPSSKATGPSKVLVGNNVALDGSQSSDPDKDKLTYKWTLKTKPATSKAALNDAAAAKPTFKADLAGDYVASLIVNDGKVDSDAAEVKIRAVASNARPVANAGNAQTVIAAATVTLDGSASSDADPGDTLSFAWTLKSKPAGSTAALSDATTKKPTFKADKVGVYEIELVVNDELENSAPATVKITAQ from the coding sequence ATGAACACTTACTTTGGAAGAACGCTTTCGTGTGCATTGCTTGGAATCCTTGCTTTGGCCGGTTGCAGTAGTGACGGTGACGACAATCGCGCACCCATTGCCAATGCAGGCACCGCCCAGTCCGTGAAAGTGAACCAGAAGGTGACGCTCGATGGGTCGAATAGCAAAGACCCGGACGGTGACAAGATCACCTTCAAATGGGCGATTACCAAGCAGCCGAAGGGAAGCACGCTCAAAATCGACGACACGTCGGCCAAGCCGAGCATGACCCCGACGGTCGTGGGCGATTATGACGTCGAGCTGACCGTGAGCGATGGCCGCGCCTCGGGAAAGGCGACGGTCAAGGTCACCGTCACGAGCGATCGCCAGAACGGAAAGCCGTCGTCCAAGGCTACCGGGCCCTCCAAGGTACTCGTGGGCAACAACGTGGCACTCGACGGATCGCAGAGCAGCGATCCGGACAAGGACAAGCTGACGTACAAATGGACGCTCAAGACGAAGCCGGCGACGAGCAAGGCTGCCTTGAACGACGCCGCCGCGGCCAAGCCGACCTTCAAGGCCGATCTGGCCGGCGACTACGTGGCATCCCTCATTGTGAATGACGGCAAGGTCGACAGCGACGCGGCGGAGGTCAAAATCCGCGCCGTCGCCAGCAATGCAAGACCCGTAGCCAATGCGGGCAACGCGCAAACGGTCATCGCCGCCGCGACGGTCACGCTCGATGGCAGCGCAAGCTCCGACGCGGACCCGGGCGACACGCTTTCATTCGCGTGGACGCTCAAGTCCAAGCCGGCCGGCAGCACCGCCGCCTTGAGCGATGCCACCACGAAGAAGCCGACCTTCAAGGCCGACAAGGTCGGTGTTTACGAGATCGAGCTCGTGGTCAACGACGAACTCGAAAACAGCGCGCCGGCCACCGTGAAGATCACGGCGCAGTAA
- a CDS encoding DUF3455 domain-containing protein translates to MKIGYFALAMGVMVIACAGHPDEASDSASQETALHDDGWDDDRCRPAPPGIPAALAVPDDECLTAKVRGVGVQIYRCTAGAWLNIAPEANLLNRNGRFVGNHFFGPNWQWRDGSKVRAAKVAEVNAPDSAHDIPWLLLSVVGQDGAGRLAGVLHLQRLNTAGGVAPAGNCTNGAEVRVPYAADYLFYRLDSQE, encoded by the coding sequence ATGAAAATTGGATATTTCGCATTGGCGATGGGCGTGATGGTCATTGCGTGCGCTGGGCACCCGGATGAAGCATCGGATTCCGCTTCGCAAGAGACCGCGCTGCACGACGACGGATGGGACGATGATCGTTGTCGCCCCGCCCCCCCGGGCATTCCGGCCGCCCTGGCCGTGCCGGACGACGAATGCCTCACGGCCAAGGTGCGCGGCGTCGGCGTACAGATCTACCGCTGCACGGCGGGTGCGTGGCTGAACATTGCCCCCGAGGCGAATCTGCTCAATCGAAATGGTCGCTTCGTCGGCAATCATTTTTTTGGACCGAACTGGCAATGGCGCGATGGCAGCAAGGTCAGGGCTGCGAAGGTGGCCGAGGTGAATGCGCCCGATTCCGCACACGATATTCCGTGGCTGTTGTTGTCCGTGGTTGGCCAGGATGGTGCGGGTCGTTTGGCCGGCGTCCTCCACCTCCAGCGGCTCAACACCGCCGGTGGGGTCGCGCCGGCGGGCAACTGCACCAATGGCGCCGAAGTCCGCGTGCCTTACGCGGCGGATTATCTCTTCTATCGACTGGATAGTCAGGAATAG
- a CDS encoding protocatechuate 3,4-dioxygenase encodes MQGPTPDPFEGGTGTPCTLSCRDQLGPCYAPTRRLKDVSDGKPGLPVRLVFLLVDESCKPISGASLDIWHTSADGLYSGNRGAPGHESQWNLSICNPDRVAEAMRSSWFRGTQSSDTKGRIYFDTCYPGWYTLRTIHIHGIVRIGNTESLTTQFYFDDALNDEIMKQPVYNERGPRGGKRNSQEGGTAMDPAYRFQTRQLADGSLLAWKQLIVRRTGTATCGRG; translated from the coding sequence ATGCAAGGGCCGACCCCGGATCCGTTCGAGGGCGGCACGGGTACGCCCTGCACCCTTTCTTGTCGGGATCAGCTGGGGCCTTGCTACGCGCCAACGCGCCGGCTCAAGGATGTTAGCGACGGGAAACCCGGTCTGCCGGTTCGTCTCGTTTTTCTGCTCGTGGATGAATCGTGCAAACCGATTTCGGGCGCCAGTCTCGATATATGGCATACGTCCGCCGACGGGCTTTACTCGGGAAACCGGGGGGCGCCTGGACATGAAAGCCAATGGAATTTGAGCATCTGCAATCCCGATCGGGTCGCAGAAGCCATGCGCAGCTCGTGGTTTCGCGGCACGCAGAGCAGCGACACCAAAGGGCGCATCTACTTCGATACCTGCTACCCTGGTTGGTATACATTGAGGACGATTCATATTCACGGGATCGTCCGAATCGGCAATACGGAATCCCTCACGACGCAGTTCTATTTCGACGACGCGCTCAATGACGAAATCATGAAGCAGCCCGTCTACAACGAGCGAGGGCCCCGCGGCGGCAAGAGAAACAGCCAGGAAGGAGGCACGGCCATGGATCCCGCCTATCGGTTCCAGACGCGCCAACTGGCCGACGGATCTCTACTGGCGTGGAAACAGCTGATCGTTCGACGCACTGGAACGGCTACGTGCGGAAGGGGATAG
- the lspA gene encoding signal peptidase II has protein sequence MGSRGTGLFARALLLLGSAALVGCDHASKAMALHELGGGRIVELIAGVLDLRYTENHDIAFSLLRDVAIPHKPLVLGAFAAAVFVGMLVTWWRRRYAQWPEPMGYALVAAGAMGNILDRFMRGFVVDFIHLTHWPVFNVADILVVAGLAFIALGAARPRTPAQPSV, from the coding sequence ATGGGTTCTCGCGGCACCGGGCTTTTCGCACGCGCTCTCTTGCTCCTCGGTTCCGCTGCGCTGGTCGGCTGCGATCACGCATCGAAGGCGATGGCGCTCCACGAGCTAGGCGGCGGCCGCATCGTGGAGCTTATCGCGGGCGTGCTCGATCTTCGGTATACGGAAAATCACGATATCGCCTTCTCGTTGCTTCGCGATGTCGCCATTCCGCACAAGCCCCTCGTGCTCGGCGCCTTCGCCGCGGCCGTCTTCGTCGGCATGTTGGTCACCTGGTGGCGTCGCCGCTACGCCCAGTGGCCCGAGCCGATGGGCTACGCACTCGTGGCCGCGGGTGCCATGGGCAATATCCTCGATCGATTCATGCGCGGGTTCGTGGTCGACTTCATTCATCTGACCCATTGGCCCGTCTTCAACGTGGCCGACATCCTCGTGGTCGCCGGACTCGCCTTCATCGCCCTCGGCGCGGCACGCCCCCGCACCCCGGCGCAGCCCTCGGTGTAG
- a CDS encoding isochorismatase family protein, with protein sequence MAFNVKSIDITNLRTNTGILAHTAKGFNVPTIVSTISKDTFAGPLFDEITAALPEAKIVDRTTSNAWEDENFIARVNATGKSRLVICGLWTSVCCNGPVLSALEQGYEVYVVTDACGDCTPEAHERAIERMLQAGARPITALTYLLELQRDWARVETYELTTGVAKRFGGAFGVGIHYAHTMFAVHEGKKA encoded by the coding sequence ATGGCCTTCAACGTCAAGTCGATCGACATCACCAATCTGCGCACGAATACGGGAATTCTCGCCCATACGGCAAAGGGTTTCAATGTCCCGACGATCGTCTCGACCATTTCGAAGGACACGTTCGCCGGCCCGTTGTTCGATGAAATCACGGCCGCGCTGCCTGAGGCGAAGATTGTCGACCGCACCACATCGAATGCCTGGGAAGACGAGAATTTCATTGCGCGCGTCAATGCCACCGGCAAGAGCCGTCTGGTGATTTGCGGGCTGTGGACCTCGGTTTGCTGCAATGGCCCCGTCCTGTCGGCGCTCGAGCAGGGCTACGAAGTCTACGTGGTCACCGATGCCTGCGGCGACTGCACGCCCGAAGCCCATGAGCGCGCGATCGAGCGCATGCTTCAAGCGGGCGCGCGCCCCATCACGGCCCTGACCTATCTCCTCGAACTGCAACGCGACTGGGCCCGCGTGGAGACCTACGAGCTGACCACCGGTGTTGCGAAGCGGTTCGGCGGCGCCTTCGGCGTCGGCATCCACTACGCGCATACGATGTTCGCCGTCCACGAGGGCAAGAAGGCCTAA
- a CDS encoding cupin domain-containing protein, with the protein MSAIQTGTSFHIATTLANMAERAQPHVLGDYAVDGKAMLGVIRIPRERTGGFWERHDGGDEILVLLEGRCTMTLRPSEGPEKSHELGPGDALLIPKGVAHSGKAHTPEVRVLFITPREGNVEWHDDPARNNVTGHP; encoded by the coding sequence ATGTCCGCAATCCAGACCGGCACTTCATTTCATATTGCAACGACACTCGCAAACATGGCCGAGCGCGCCCAGCCGCACGTCCTGGGCGACTACGCCGTGGACGGTAAGGCCATGCTCGGCGTCATCCGCATCCCGAGAGAACGCACCGGCGGCTTCTGGGAACGCCACGACGGCGGTGACGAGATTCTCGTGCTCCTCGAGGGCCGCTGCACCATGACGTTGCGCCCGAGTGAGGGCCCCGAAAAGTCGCACGAGCTCGGCCCTGGCGATGCGCTTCTCATTCCCAAAGGCGTTGCGCATTCCGGCAAGGCGCACACGCCCGAGGTGCGCGTTCTCTTCATCACACCTCGGGAAGGCAACGTGGAATGGCACGACGACCCCGCGCGAAACAACGTTACGGGGCACCCCTGA
- a CDS encoding LysR family transcriptional regulator: MSDALQRLSWDDLRIIKAIGEGGGLVAAAAALAVNHSTISRRLAVVEQTLGVVLFDRRRSRYAPTAAGADMIALAERVEHDILNVARRVSGNVQSHKGDLRVTTSDALLLDFLTPIIAEFQARNPEIRIEVIVGNRALNLARGDSDIAFRAATCAPEENLFGSKLATVAWAIYGRRLDYVGASPHRDELYRRPWVSYGKGLSGLKAHKFVNDHVSREKIAYRSDSVAGVASAIAAGMGVGFLPCMHGDLVPGLLRISAVEPEVFDELWVLTHPDIRKSGRVYAFMRHCAEAITKQREFIEGKVQSAISRG; encoded by the coding sequence ATGAGCGATGCCCTCCAACGACTCTCATGGGACGATCTCCGCATCATCAAGGCCATTGGCGAGGGCGGCGGCCTCGTGGCGGCGGCGGCGGCGCTCGCCGTGAACCATTCGACGATCTCGCGACGGCTCGCTGTGGTGGAACAAACCTTGGGCGTGGTCCTCTTCGATCGACGCCGGAGCCGCTATGCGCCTACGGCGGCCGGGGCCGACATGATTGCGCTTGCGGAACGCGTCGAACACGACATCCTGAACGTGGCTCGGCGCGTTTCGGGCAATGTCCAAAGCCACAAGGGCGATCTCCGCGTCACGACGAGCGACGCGTTGCTCTTGGATTTTCTCACGCCCATCATTGCGGAGTTCCAGGCCCGAAATCCGGAGATCCGAATCGAGGTGATCGTGGGAAACCGCGCGCTGAACCTGGCGCGAGGGGATTCGGACATTGCTTTTCGGGCGGCCACCTGCGCGCCGGAAGAGAACCTCTTCGGATCCAAGCTCGCAACCGTGGCATGGGCCATTTACGGACGCAGGCTCGACTACGTCGGAGCATCGCCCCATCGTGACGAACTCTATCGACGGCCGTGGGTATCGTACGGCAAGGGCTTGTCCGGCCTCAAAGCGCACAAGTTCGTCAACGACCACGTATCCCGCGAAAAAATCGCCTACCGGAGCGATTCGGTTGCGGGCGTCGCCTCGGCCATCGCGGCCGGGATGGGCGTCGGTTTTCTTCCCTGCATGCACGGGGATCTGGTGCCCGGCCTTCTACGCATCAGCGCCGTCGAGCCGGAGGTCTTCGACGAGCTCTGGGTTCTGACCCACCCCGATATTCGCAAGTCTGGACGGGTTTATGCCTTCATGAGGCATTGCGCGGAGGCCATCACCAAGCAACGCGAATTCATCGAGGGGAAGGTCCAATCCGCAATTTCGCGTGGTTGA